The Gossypium hirsutum isolate 1008001.06 chromosome D03, Gossypium_hirsutum_v2.1, whole genome shotgun sequence genomic interval tgggtaaacattaaaagttaattttgttgttataccAGACTATGTCAGTATTTTGTTTGGTGATCAAACCCGTTTTAATAGTAGAGTGACTAAAACTAACAACTTAATTGATGAGAGTGACTGACATTGATAACTTACCTAGTAAGagtaactaaaataacaaattttttaaataatgaacAAAATAGAAACATAAATGAACTCGagtaattaaatgtgtaatttaCGATTTTTTGATCGTTTATCATCAGATTTAAAAGCAATTTTTAACAACTCAAACACCATCTCTCGAACCAAACCACTAATTGGTGTGGTGAGTTTGAGGAGGAAAGCTGGTGGGGGAACCTGGAACCAACAACTCGACGTCAAACCCCACTCATACTAATCCGTAATTTGGCAGCGAGAGTTAGCTGCGGTGGCCCACATTCTCAAAGCTAGGGGAAGAGGCCGGAAGAATATACCTTATGATAATACAATCTATATTTCTTATTTAAgctataatagtaaaattataaaaatgattttttaaaatttaaaataaattatattattttgagggtattttaaattttttaaaattaataaaaaatttatattcatatttacttataaaaccttaaattatctctcaataaaaatttaatttatatattttaaaaaattcttaaaaaattgtaatatttGTTGGATATGCCACCCGCCTTTTGTAATATTAAACAACCCACGGCCGGCgggtttttactaaaataatacaaaaaaattaaaaaaaaataccaaactaGTATagctttttttatttacaaaaatagtacaaaaaacagttaaaaaaaagaagttgaaacCCTGGTGGAGGGCCTACCacaggcggcaccaaaggtgcctgTGGCAGAGGCGACACCACTTCAATTATAATAGGTCCGATTCAGTTCAgctgaaggagaagaagaagaaaaagaagaaggtggtgccggaaaaagaaaaaaaaagagagaaaggagaaagaaagagaagaaaaaaaatagaaaaaataaggtatttttttaaaacataatggATTATcttgttattatgtttttttgtataatttttattgttttttgttgttagtttagttattattgttagttattaagattaataaaaactcaaattattattttagttagtattattgttgttagtttttagggtttagttattaataattattgttacttagtattattgttagtcaaaaactaatattattattatggttagttattaggattagtaaaaaccctaattattattttagttagtatGATTGTTAGTTTTTACATTAtattattgttagttattatttttagtaaaaccctaattattattagttagtattattttgagtaaaaaactattattattattattattgtgttagttattaggattagtGGTTAAACGTTGTTCATGTACAAAATGATAACTGAAATAGTATGAGCTTAAGaatgaaaaaaattgcatattgaaacattaaattttttatttaagtaatttatttactgTTCGAgattgttttttgaaattttgtttatttttgacaAATTGGATATTGAATATGGATGATaagttttttgtatgcgtttatttcgatggaatcatcttgacaacaactgttggatgtatatttgaatgtcggcaacaaatagcaatgagatttaatagaaatgtctcgttggatgatatgaagggaatcattaatgcaaaaattgttagacgttgtgggagaaggatatcaaaaattttctacaagtttccagtttcgacaaatccgatcaaattcaccgaaatggaacttgtagacgacgaagacgtggagacaatgatcgctctttactgtgggaatgggagtgacaaaaatgcaccgattcacttatttgctgagtaAGCCGGTATGGAGCAAAATAAAGATGTCAATGCATATGGTGAAGAACACGGAGCTCAAAAATCGTGCATGGTGGCTCCCatatcgtacgttgatagtgaatTGACTATAGATGGGATCAGTATCGATCTGAATATTACACCTgatattgatgtggttggtgatgatggatacgATGGTAGCGATCATTATGATGAAGAGGTCAATAGTGACAGTGATCCCGATGTGGATGATGTATCTGATGATATTGACGATAAATATGTGAATAACGATGGAAACATTAGCACTTCTTCGGTCGGGAACCAGATGCGACGTattttgatacacaataatcctgggccacacatgtcgctcatagaccccgacgcAGCGCATGTAGCTGAGTTCCCGGAATAACCTGAAATAGTTCCTGCTCACCGGCTGGCCGTAATTTCTGATCATGAGGAGTTATTCGTAGGCTAGAGATTCGAAAGTAAAGAAGAGTGCGTACTTGCTATTAAACGGTATAACATGAACATATTAGTGGATTATAAAGTTGCAGTGTCTAAACCGACAAtatatattggagagtgttggaaggcagcggaaggctgcaattggcgggtacAAGATGCATTTATTCAAAATTCGCAGATGTgtgagatacgaaaatttgttgggcctcatacatgcacatcaacacgtatgacagaagatcatcgaaaacttgattcgaaaactatctgtacgtgtatcatgccaatggtgaaggacatgccgaccattaaagttttggTACTGATTGCCGAAATGCAAGCACGATTCTAGTATCAAGTATCATATCGAAAGGCGTGGATAGCTAAATAGATGGCAATTGAGCAATTGTATGGGGATTATGATTCGTCGTATAACGAGCTACAAGGATGGATAGCTGCTATGCGGAAGTATGTACCGGGGACTGTGATTGAGTTACAGACAAGACCTTATTACGTCCCCGACGACCAATCACAGCcgggaaaaagaattttccatcggatgttttggacgtttgatccatgtgtgcaGGCATTTCCCTATTGCAAGCCATTTGTGCAGGTGGATGGAACCTgactatatggaaaatatacacagatcctacttcttgTGGTTGCTCAAGACGGCAATAGAAACGTGCTCCTGATAACATTTGCCATCGTAGATAAGGAGAACTTGGAATATTAggaattcttccttaccaacctgtagtggtatgttattagcaacgataatatttacatcatctccgatagagggaaatGTTTAATTGCAGCAATTAGGCGTTCCGGTGTGCCATagagatccgtttactgcatccATCACATTGCGGCTAACTTCCATAAAGATTATAAAAATGCAAACTGAAAGAGACAAGTAGTGACAATAGGTAAATGATAAcattatcttttcaatataagttgtaatgttttatgttatcGAGTTACTGgaacttatcttttcttaatatGTATACAGCGTACGAGTTAGAGCCACATATTTTGCGCCAAAGAATGATTcaacttgagagtgacatggagggtcaaacaAACACATCTTTCTAACAATGGTTGGGTACAATAGAGCCGTGGCAATAGGCTTAAAGTTTTGACGAGGGttttcgttatggtcaaatgaccacaaacttagtggAGGGGGTCAACGCTGTGTTGTTGAAAACACGATATCTTCCGATTGCATCTGTCTTCTCGGCTACATTTTACAGTTTGGCTATCTTGATGCCAAGAATAGGTCAGCAACAAGTTGACCAGATGGAGGCgggacacgtgtttgtcgaagatgtcagggatgcaatggttgTAACGACGTCTGGAAATGTTTCGAGTTACTGAGACCATCGGTCATCGAcccggtataccacctaggtcctatggagttgatctccGGAATAGACGGTGCGACTATAAGAGGTtcgaaacacttcattatccatgtgcgcATGTCGTGGCAGCGTGTGCTAAAGTGAACCTTAATGTTGAACAATTTGTCGATGATGTATACACGCTCAAACGCACATTGCGTGTCTGGGAAAATGAGTTCCCCGTCTTGCCTGACCTGTCTACGTGGAAGGTGCCTCTAACGACTTTCAAGCTTGTCCCAGACAGAGGGATACGCAGGAATCCAAGAAGTCGTCCGCAATCATCCAGAATCCATAATGAAATgaacattagggagaaatctgacGGTAAGCGTTGTGGATTATACAGGTTAAATGGTCATAATCGGAATAAATGCCCTCAACGAAACTATCATGTTGGACAATCGTCAGGATCGGGTCGGAATTGAGCTTATGCTATAAAATTGTTATGTGTAATGTTGTAATGTTGCAatgttgttgtaacaccccttaattTAAATTC includes:
- the LOC121215422 gene encoding uncharacterized protein; translated protein: MFRVTETIGHRPGIPPRSYGVDLRNRRCDYKRFETLHYPCAHVVAACAKVNLNVEQFVDDVYTLKRTLRVWENEFPVLPDLSTWKVPLTTFKLVPDRGIRRNPRSRPQSSRIHNEMNIREKSDGKRCGLYRLNGHNRNKCPQRNYHVGQSSGSGRN